A single window of Sphingobacteriales bacterium DNA harbors:
- a CDS encoding acyltransferase family protein, which produces MAKNNKNYIETILDNSQLDKYIKVFPNKVGSQGFDAWGFNIRNMKSSIQFIKFLYETYFRVEAFGLENIPKNGRCLIIPNHSGQLPIDGMLVGYAMITNDLAPRAPKAMVERFLPTVPFIGNWLNSLGAVIGDTVNCERMLENEEAVVVFPEGAKGSGKTFDKRYKLQRFGNGFMYLAMQHKAPIIPVGIVGCEESIISVTNMPLIAKLFSMPYAPLVIPAVLPAKVFIYFGEPIYFENDVHSEHDIKERVNIVKAEVKKLVDLGLAKRKSVFEK; this is translated from the coding sequence ATGGCGAAAAATAACAAAAACTATATTGAAACTATTTTAGACAATAGCCAACTCGACAAATACATCAAAGTATTTCCTAATAAAGTTGGTTCTCAAGGCTTTGATGCTTGGGGTTTCAACATTAGAAATATGAAAAGCTCCATACAATTTATTAAATTTTTGTATGAAACTTATTTTAGAGTTGAAGCTTTTGGATTAGAAAATATACCAAAAAACGGCAGATGCTTAATTATTCCAAATCATAGTGGACAACTACCTATTGATGGTATGTTGGTAGGTTATGCAATGATTACTAACGATCTTGCACCAAGAGCACCAAAAGCAATGGTAGAAAGATTTCTACCTACAGTACCATTTATTGGCAATTGGCTAAATTCATTAGGTGCTGTAATTGGAGATACTGTAAACTGTGAGCGTATGTTGGAAAACGAAGAAGCTGTTGTTGTGTTTCCTGAAGGAGCAAAAGGCTCTGGAAAAACTTTCGACAAAAGATATAAGCTACAAAGATTTGGAAATGGTTTTATGTACTTAGCCATGCAACACAAAGCACCAATTATTCCAGTAGGTATCGTAGGTTGCGAAGAATCTATTATCTCAGTTACTAATATGCCTTTGATTGCTAAACTATTTTCAATGCCATATGCACCATTAGTAATACCAGCAGTATTGCCAGCAAAAGTTTTTATCTATTTTGGCGAGCCTATCTATTTTGAAAATGATGTACATTCTGAACATGATATTAAAGAACGTGTAAACATTGTAAAAGCAGAAGTAAAAAAATTAGTTGACTTAGGATTAGCTAAAAGAAAATCAGTATTTGAAAAATAA
- a CDS encoding SDR family oxidoreductase, with protein sequence MSVKKKVMVTGAAGALAKKVIDKLKKDYKVIAVDFRTKVDLGIPVESYKIDFNKRIFEDIFREHEFDGIIHLGRIGAHEMNRHTRYNANVIGTRKLFDLAKKYNVKKTIVLSTYFVYGASPYNPSLLDEKTPLKASELTMDLVDSVELENLSNIYLYKYPELNITILRPCNVAGPGVRNTFSQLFSDRRAPVVWGFSPLMQFIHIDDMRDAIVTSFEQNKPGVYNVAPADYIAYQDAVKEAGCNAVQIPSIPPALTERISKFLNWRTFPPYLINYYKYPVIIDGRLFEKTFNFKPKHSLKEIFNYYKNLK encoded by the coding sequence ATGAGTGTAAAAAAGAAAGTGATGGTAACAGGCGCAGCTGGTGCCTTAGCCAAAAAGGTAATTGATAAACTAAAAAAAGATTATAAGGTAATTGCTGTAGACTTTAGAACTAAAGTAGACTTGGGCATACCTGTTGAAAGCTATAAAATAGATTTTAATAAAAGAATATTTGAAGATATTTTTAGAGAACATGAATTTGATGGCATTATACATTTGGGTAGAATCGGTGCGCACGAAATGAATAGACATACGCGCTACAATGCCAATGTAATAGGTACACGCAAGCTATTTGATTTAGCTAAAAAATACAATGTAAAAAAGACCATCGTATTATCTACTTATTTTGTGTACGGTGCATCGCCATACAATCCATCATTATTGGATGAGAAAACACCATTAAAAGCATCAGAGCTGACAATGGACTTAGTAGATAGCGTGGAATTGGAAAACTTATCAAACATATACTTATACAAATATCCTGAGCTAAATATAACGATACTAAGACCATGTAATGTTGCTGGTCCAGGTGTTAGAAATACATTTTCGCAATTATTTTCAGATAGAAGAGCGCCAGTAGTTTGGGGATTTTCGCCATTGATGCAATTTATACATATTGATGATATGCGTGATGCTATTGTAACATCGTTTGAGCAAAACAAACCTGGTGTGTACAATGTAGCACCAGCAGATTATATTGCCTATCAGGATGCGGTAAAAGAAGCTGGATGTAATGCTGTACAAATTCCATCGATACCACCAGCACTTACTGAAAGAATTTCTAAATTTTTAAATTGGAGAACCTTTCCACCTTATCTCATTAACTATTACAAATATCCAGTAATTATTGATGGTAGATTGTTTGAAAAAACATTTAATTTTAAACCCAAACATTCTTTAAAAGAAATTTTTAATTATTACAAAAACTTAAAATAG